GCTCCTCGGCGACGTGCGCCTGCATTTCGACATGACGGGACGCGGCGAGCGGCTGACCTTTGCCCTCGCAGACGACGGCATGTCCTTCTGCGTCGACCCGGACATGCTCGGCACGGTGATCATCAACCTGATCGACAACGCCCTCAAATATTCGCCGAACGGCCAGCAGGTCGACATCGCGGCCAGGCAGGAGCAGGGAGTGACCGTGATCGAAGTGCATGACCGCGGCATCGGCATCCCCAGCGCGGAACGCGGCAGGATCGGGCGCCGCTTCTTCCGTGCGTCCAACGCCAAGGCGATTGCGGGCACCGGCCTCGGGCTCTACGCGGCACGGCGGTTGCTGGCCTATCACAACGGAACGCTGCAGCTGGACGCCAATGCCACCGGCGGCACGACCGCGGTCCTCCGCCTGCCGCCGCCGCGCCAATCCTCCGGCGCATTCATGCCCAGGGAAGCGGCGGCATGACGCACATCCTGATCGTCGAGGACGAGCCGCGGCTCCGGCAGGACCTCGGCGATTTCCTCCAGTTGCGCGGCTTCACCACCACTGGCGTGGAGACGGCGCGCGACATGCGCAGCGCGCTCGCCGCCGGCTGCGCGCCGGCGATCGTCGTCCTCGATGTCGGCCTGCCCGACGGCGACGGGTTCGCGCTGGCCGCCGAGATCCGCCGGTCCCACGCCTGCGGCATCATCATGCTGACCGCGCTCGGCCATAGCGACGACCGCGTTCGTGGCTTCGACAGCGGAGCCGACATCTATCTCGTCAAGGACAGCACGTTGCGGGAGGTCGAAGCCGCCATCCGCAGCTTGCTGCGCCGGACCGGGATCTCGCCCGATGCCGCATCCACCGCCGAGGACCGCTGGGTTCTGAACAGCGCGACCTGGCACCTCTGCGCCCCGAACCGGCAGGCGCTCAAGCTGACCGCCACCGAATTCGCCTTCGTGAGCGCGCTGTGCCAGCGCTGCGGCGAGGTCTGCCAGCGCAAGGATCTGATCGAGATCCTGATGCGCCCCCGGTCCCATTTCGACAATCGCCATCTCGACGCCGTCGTCAGCCGGCTCCGCCGCAAGATCGAGCAGACCCTGCACGTGCCCGCGCCGATCAAGGTCGTCTATGGCGTCGGCTACACATTCACGGGCAACGCCGTCGTGGAATGACGCTTGGCCGGCCGGGGGCCGCATGCCCGGACCGCCGGGCCGGCTCGGCCCGCTAGCCGGCCTCGCTGGACCGGATGATCCAGATGACCTTGGTTTCGCTGTCCGCGAGATTGCGGAACCAGTGCGGCTGGCGGCTGTCGAACTGGAAGGCGTCGCCCTGCTCCAGGACATGGATCTGTTCGCCGATCTGCAGCTCGAAGCGCCCCTGCATGACATAGCCGGCCTTCTCGCCGTTGCGGCGCCAGGGGTCGGATCCGGAGCCGCCGCCGACCTCGATGGAGAGCATCAGCATTTCCATCTCCGAATGGCCGGGAGGCGAAAGAAGCTCCTTGGTCAGGCCCGTCTTGCTGAAGGCGAGGGTCGAGCGATGGCCGACGCGGGTGATCGTCCCCTCCTCGGCGCTGCGATCGCCATGGCTTTCGAAGAAGCTCGCCAGCGGCACGCCCAGGGCAACCCGCAGCCGATCGAGGAGCTTCAGGGACGGGGATGTCTTGCCACGCTCGATATGGCTGAGCATGCCGACCGAGATCTGGCTCTTGGCGGACAGAGCGGCGAGCGTCAGGTCCCGCTCGACACGCAGATTGCGGATGCGCTCGCCGAGCCCGAGCAGCGTGTTCGTGTCGAGGTCGTTGTCGTCGGACATCGAGGGACCATTTCCTGGGCATGCGGGCGGCTGCATCATGCACTTTATACGCCAGTTGAAAAATTCTGACGAGCATCGCCGCTTGTGGCTTGTCAAATTATATTCTGCTGATACAAATTTCTCCCGCGACCTTCAATGAGGGTTTCGCCGGAGAGAATTTCGTCCCAATTCGCGCCCGCAATCGCGGCAGATTGTGCCATAATCCGACCTGGCTGACCTCATCGGCTTCGCAAGCTAGAACAATCGCCATTGAAATCGCGCTCAGGCGTTTTCAATGGAATTGAAAATACTGCGCTGCGTCCAGGCTGAAGCCGGATCCAGGATCGGGGATTGCCCATGTCTAAGCTCTCGACCACCAGACGGGGGGCCAATGCCCTGCTTCTCGGGACCGCCCTCGGGGCCTTCCTTCCGGCCCGGCTGTCGCAGGCGGCCCCGCAATCCGGCGGCACCCTGACCATCACCACCACGCCCGAGCCCGCGATCATCACCAATGCGCTGAGCTCGGCGCCGACGACGGCCGAGCTTGCGACGAAGATCTTCGACGGCCTGCTCGAATACGACATGAACCTGAAGCCCCAGCCCTCGCTGGCCGAGAGCTGGACGATCACGCCCGACGGCAAGACCATCACCTTCAAGCTGCGGCAGGACGTCGTCTGGCACGACGGCAAGCCGTTCACGAGCGCCGACGTGCAGTTCGCGCTGATGGAGGTGGTCAAGAAATATCACCCGCGCGGACAGGGCAATCTCGGCCCGGTCGCCTCGATCGATACGCCCGACGCCCATACCGCGGTGTTCAATCTCGCCCATCCCTATCCGCCCCTGATGATGGGCCTGTCGAGCCTGGAATCCCCGATCGTTCCGCGCCACATCTACGAAGGCACCGACTTCCGGAACAATCCGGCCGTCAACAATCCGATCGGCACCGGCCCGTTCAAGTTCACGCGCTGGGAGAAGGGCAGCTTCATCCAGCTCGACAAGAACGAGCGCTACTGGCGCCCGGGCCGCCCCTATCTCGACCGCCTGATCGTCCGCTTCATCGCCGACTCGGCGACGCGCGCCGCCGCCGTCGAGCGCAGCGAGATCGACGTCGCAACCTTCGGCACGATCAACCCGGTCGAAATGCGCCGGCTCGAAACCCTGCCCCACCTCGCCATCGCCAAGGGCGGCTACGAGGCGATCGCGCCGGTGATGATGCTGGAGCTCAACACCCGCAGGCCGCCCTTCGACGACAAGCGCGTCCGTCTGGCGGTGGCCTATGCTCTCGATCGCAACTTCATCACGCGCGCCATCTGGCACGGCTTCGGCCGGCCCGCCGTCGGCCCGATCTCCTCGTTCATGAAGGGCAACGGCGCCTTCACCGACCAGAACATCCTGCGCTTCGACGTGAAGGACCGCCTGGACATCGCCAACCGCCTGCTGGACGAGGCGGGGCTGAAGCGCGGCGCCAATGGCATGCGCGTCAAGATCGTCCATGATCCCGCCCCGTTCGGCGAGGACTGGCGCCGCATGGGCGAATATATCAAGCAGGCGCTCGGCCGGGTCGGCATCGAGGTCGAATTGCGCAACCGGGACTATCCGTCCTTCGTGCGCCAGGTTCACAACGAATATGATTTCGACATGACGTCGACCTGGTCGATCGGCATGGCCGACCCGACGCTCGGCGTGCAGCGGCAGACCTGGTCCAAGACGATCAACCGCAACGTGCCGTTCGGCAACGTCTCGCAATATGCCAATCCGGAGGTCGACGCGCTCTGGGAGGCTGCCCAGACCGAAAACGATCCGGCCAAGCGGAACCGGATCTTCCACAAGCTCCAGGAGCTGCTGGTCGCCGACAGCCCGATCGTCTGGCTGATGGAAATGGATCTGGTCGCGGTCCAGAACAAGCGCGTGCAGGACCTGATCACCTCGCCGCTCGGGCTGCGCGGCGGCCTCTACGACACCTGGATCAAGCGCTGACGCGCGTTGCGCCGGGCGCCGGCTTCCGGCCGGCGCCGCCCTTCCCCAAGCGAGGTGTGCGATGTGGATCGCCCGCGGCAGGTATATCGTGGATCGGCTGATCCGCGGCCTGCCCATCATCTTTGCCATCGTGGTGGTCAATTTCTTCCTGATCCGCCTCGCGCCGGGCGATGCCGCGCAGGTCCTCGCCGGAGAGGCGGGGGCCGCGAGCGAGCAGTATCTGGAGCAGGTCCGGCGCCAGTTCGGGCTCGACCAGCCGCTCTATGTCCAGTTCTTCAGCTACATGAAGAACATCGTCTTCTTCGACCTCGGCTATTCGTTCCGCCACGGCCGCGACGTCGCCTCCCTCATCTTCGATCGGCTCGGCGCGACGGCGCTGCTGATGGTCGCCGCCATGACCGTCTCGGTCACGCTCGGCATGCTGCTCGGCGCCATCGCGGCCATCCGCGACCGGACGCTGGTCAGCCATGTCATCGTCATCTTCGCCGTCGTTTCCTACGCCACGCCGCTGTTCTGGGTGGGGCTGATGCTGATCATCGTCTTCGCCATCAATCTCGGCTGGTTTCCGACCAGTGGCATCATCACTGTCGGCGCAGACTATGCCGGCCTGCGCGCCGTGCTCGACGTCCTGCACCATCTCGTCCTGCCGGCCGTCGCGCTCTCCTGCTTCTACATGGCGCTCTACACCCGCCTGATGCGTGCCTCGATGCTCGAGACCCTCGGTCTCGACTTCATCAAGACCGCCCGCGCCAAGGGACTGGGCGACCGCAAGATCGTGCTGAAGCACGCCCTGCGCAACGCCGTCCTGCCGGTCCTGACCATGGCCGGCGTGCAGGTTTCGGCGATGCTCGGCGGCTCCGTCATCGTCGAATCCGTCTTCGGCTGGCCGGGCCTCGGGCTCCTCGCCTTCGAATCGCTCTTTGCCCGCGACCTCAATCTCCTGCTCGGGATCTTCTTCCTCTCCTCGATCCTCGTCGTCGTCACCAACGCCGTCGTCGACGTGATCTACACGATCGTCGATCCCAGGATCGAGCTCACATCGGGGCGTGCCCATGGCTGACGACCACGTTCGCCAGCCCGGCGTGCTGTGGCGGGTTCTGACCAATCCCGCCGGCGCGATCGGACTGTTCCTCATCAGCTGTGTCGTGGTTCTGGCCATTGCCGCGCCCTGGCTTTATCCCGACGGTCCGTTCGAAATGGTCGGCATGCCCTATGGCCGGCCTTTCGACGAGTTCCTGCTCGGCACGGACATGCTCGGCCGCGACATCGCCGCCGGCATCGCCTATGGCGCCCGCATCTCCCTCGTCGTCGGCGCCGTCGCGACGCTCTGCATCGTCGTGCTCGGCACGGTCGTCGGCGGCCTCGCCGGCTATTATGGCGGCCGCATCGACTCGGCGGTGATGCGGGTGACCGAGTTCTTCCAGACGATCCCGACCTTCATCGGCGCCATCGTCATCGTCGCGATCCTCGGGCCGACATTGCCCCATGTCATCGGCGCCATCGCCATCGTGTCATGGGCACCGCTCGCCCGCCTCGTCCGCGCCGAGGTGATCAGCGTCAAGAACCGCGAGTTCACGTCGGCCTGCCTCGCGCTCGGCATGGGCGACGTCAGGATCATGGTCGTCCAGATCCTTCCGAACATCCTGTCGACCATCGTCGTCGCCGGCTCGCTCATGGTCGCGACCGCCATCCTGTTCGAGTCCGGTCTGTCCTTCCTCGGGCTCGGCGATCCCAACATCATGACCTGGGGGTTCATGATCGGTGCCGGCCGGTCCGCCATCCGCACCGCCTGGTGGATGGTGACGCTGCCCGGTCTCGCCGTGCTGTTGACCGTCCTTGCGATCAATCTGCTCGGCGATGCGCTGAACGAGGCGCTCAATCCGAGGCTCAAGCGATGACCGGTTCTCCTGCCCTGCTGACCGTCGAGGGCCTGCGTACGGAATTTGTCTCCTCGCGCGGCGCCTGGTTTCCGGTCGTCAACGACGTCAGCCTGCAGGTCGCCGGCGGCGAGACCCTGGCGGTGGTGGGCGAATCCGGCTGCGGCAAGAGCATGCTGGCGCATTCGATCATGCGGCTGCTGCCGAAGCGCATCGCGCGCAATGCCGCAGGCAAGGTCCGGGTCGACGGGCGCGATCTCCTCGCCCTGACCGAGGGCGAGATGCGCGGCGTCCGCGGCAAGGATGTCTCGATGATCTTCCAGGAGCCGATGACCAGCCTCAATCCGCTGATGCCGGTCGGCCCGCAGATCGTCGAGAGCATCGTCGAGCATGAAAGCGTCAGCCTGCAGGAGGCCAACAGGCGCGGGCTCGATCTCATGGAGCTGGTCGGAATTCCGGAGCCCGCCGCCCGCTTTCATCAGTACCCGCACCACCTGTCGGGCGGCATGCGCCAGCGTATCGTCATCGCCATCGCTTTGGCCTGCCGGCCGAAGGTGCTGATCGCGGACGAGCCGACCACGGCGCTCGATGTCACCATCCAGGCCCAGGTCCTGGCGCTGATCGACCGGCTGAAGCGCGAGCTCGGCATGGCCGTCGTCCTGATCACCCACGATCTCGGCGTCGTCGCCGAATGGGCGCAGCGCGTCATGGTCATGTATGCCGGCCGCAAGGTGGAAGAGGCCGATGCCGAGACCTTCTTCTCCTCGCCCATGCATCCCTACAGCCGTGCCCTGCTGGCCAGCGTGCCGCGTCCGGACGACGTCATCGACGGGGTCGTGACGCCGCTGGCCGAGATCCGCGGCGCGGTTCCCCCGCTCGATCGGCTGGGGCCCGGCTGCGCTTTCGCCGAGCGGTGCGATCTCAGCACCGGCGCCTGCCTTTCCGCCACACCCGCATTTCGTCCCACCGCGGCGGCTGGGGCGGTTGCCTGCATTCACGCAGGACAGTGACCATGTCCCAGCCTCAGTCCCCGCTTCTCGCCGTCGACGGCCTCGTCAAATACCACGCGACCGGTGCCGGCACGGTACGTGCCGTGGACCGCGTCAGCTTCGACGTGAAGCCCGGCGAAACCCTTGGTCTCGTCGGCGAATCCGGCTGCGGGAAATCGACCCTCGGCCGCACCATCGTGCGCCTGCACGAGCCCGATGACGGCGCGATCCTGTTCCAGTCGCAGGATATTAGCCATCTGTCGCGGCGCGCGCTGCGGCCGGTGCGCCGCCAGCTGCAGATGGTGTTCCAGGATCCCTACGCCTCGCTCAATCCGCGCCGCACCATCCGACAGATCCTCGACGAACCCTACTCCGTCCACGGCATCGGAAGCCGGCCCGAACGGGCCGAAAAGGTCGCCGCGCTGATCCAGAAGGTCGGCCTGCACGCCGACCACGCGAACCGGTATCCGCACGAGCTCTCGGGTGGCCAGCGCCAGCGCATCGCCATTGCCCGGGCCATCGCCCTCGAACCGAGCCTCGTCGTCTGCGACGAGCCGGTCTCCGCCCTCGATGTCTCGATCCAGGCGCAGATCATCAACCTGCTGCGCCGCCTGCAGGCCGACAGCCACGCGGCCTACCTGTTCATTTCGCACGACCTCTCCGTCATCGGCTATCTCGCCGATCGGATCGCGGTCATGTATCTCGGCGAGATCGTCGAGCTCGCGCCGAAGCGCGACCTCTGGAAGCAGCCGCTCCATCCCTATACCCAGGCGCTGTTCTCGGCCATCGCCGAACCGCTGCCGCCGAGCGTGCCGCGGCGC
This portion of the bacterium YEK0313 genome encodes:
- the srrA gene encoding Transcriptional regulatory protein SrrA, with the protein product MTHILIVEDEPRLRQDLGDFLQLRGFTTTGVETARDMRSALAAGCAPAIVVLDVGLPDGDGFALAAEIRRSHACGIIMLTALGHSDDRVRGFDSGADIYLVKDSTLREVEAAIRSLLRRTGISPDAASTAEDRWVLNSATWHLCAPNRQALKLTATEFAFVSALCQRCGEVCQRKDLIEILMRPRSHFDNRHLDAVVSRLRRKIEQTLHVPAPIKVVYGVGYTFTGNAVVE
- the puuR_6 gene encoding HTH-type transcriptional regulator PuuR, encoding MSDDNDLDTNTLLGLGERIRNLRVERDLTLAALSAKSQISVGMLSHIERGKTSPSLKLLDRLRVALGVPLASFFESHGDRSAEEGTITRVGHRSTLAFSKTGLTKELLSPPGHSEMEMLMLSIEVGGGSGSDPWRRNGEKAGYVMQGRFELQIGEQIHVLEQGDAFQFDSRQPHWFRNLADSETKVIWIIRSSEAG
- the oppA_2 gene encoding Oligopeptide-binding protein OppA precursor, giving the protein MSKLSTTRRGANALLLGTALGAFLPARLSQAAPQSGGTLTITTTPEPAIITNALSSAPTTAELATKIFDGLLEYDMNLKPQPSLAESWTITPDGKTITFKLRQDVVWHDGKPFTSADVQFALMEVVKKYHPRGQGNLGPVASIDTPDAHTAVFNLAHPYPPLMMGLSSLESPIVPRHIYEGTDFRNNPAVNNPIGTGPFKFTRWEKGSFIQLDKNERYWRPGRPYLDRLIVRFIADSATRAAAVERSEIDVATFGTINPVEMRRLETLPHLAIAKGGYEAIAPVMMLELNTRRPPFDDKRVRLAVAYALDRNFITRAIWHGFGRPAVGPISSFMKGNGAFTDQNILRFDVKDRLDIANRLLDEAGLKRGANGMRVKIVHDPAPFGEDWRRMGEYIKQALGRVGIEVELRNRDYPSFVRQVHNEYDFDMTSTWSIGMADPTLGVQRQTWSKTINRNVPFGNVSQYANPEVDALWEAAQTENDPAKRNRIFHKLQELLVADSPIVWLMEMDLVAVQNKRVQDLITSPLGLRGGLYDTWIKR
- the gsiC_15 gene encoding Glutathione transport system permease protein GsiC, coding for MWIARGRYIVDRLIRGLPIIFAIVVVNFFLIRLAPGDAAQVLAGEAGAASEQYLEQVRRQFGLDQPLYVQFFSYMKNIVFFDLGYSFRHGRDVASLIFDRLGATALLMVAAMTVSVTLGMLLGAIAAIRDRTLVSHVIVIFAVVSYATPLFWVGLMLIIVFAINLGWFPTSGIITVGADYAGLRAVLDVLHHLVLPAVALSCFYMALYTRLMRASMLETLGLDFIKTARAKGLGDRKIVLKHALRNAVLPVLTMAGVQVSAMLGGSVIVESVFGWPGLGLLAFESLFARDLNLLLGIFFLSSILVVVTNAVVDVIYTIVDPRIELTSGRAHG
- the dppC_4 gene encoding Dipeptide transport system permease protein DppC, whose amino-acid sequence is MADDHVRQPGVLWRVLTNPAGAIGLFLISCVVVLAIAAPWLYPDGPFEMVGMPYGRPFDEFLLGTDMLGRDIAAGIAYGARISLVVGAVATLCIVVLGTVVGGLAGYYGGRIDSAVMRVTEFFQTIPTFIGAIVIVAILGPTLPHVIGAIAIVSWAPLARLVRAEVISVKNREFTSACLALGMGDVRIMVVQILPNILSTIVVAGSLMVATAILFESGLSFLGLGDPNIMTWGFMIGAGRSAIRTAWWMVTLPGLAVLLTVLAINLLGDALNEALNPRLKR
- the oppD_12 gene encoding Oligopeptide transport ATP-binding protein OppD encodes the protein MTGSPALLTVEGLRTEFVSSRGAWFPVVNDVSLQVAGGETLAVVGESGCGKSMLAHSIMRLLPKRIARNAAGKVRVDGRDLLALTEGEMRGVRGKDVSMIFQEPMTSLNPLMPVGPQIVESIVEHESVSLQEANRRGLDLMELVGIPEPAARFHQYPHHLSGGMRQRIVIAIALACRPKVLIADEPTTALDVTIQAQVLALIDRLKRELGMAVVLITHDLGVVAEWAQRVMVMYAGRKVEEADAETFFSSPMHPYSRALLASVPRPDDVIDGVVTPLAEIRGAVPPLDRLGPGCAFAERCDLSTGACLSATPAFRPTAAAGAVACIHAGQ
- the oppF_9 gene encoding Oligopeptide transport ATP-binding protein OppF; translated protein: MSQPQSPLLAVDGLVKYHATGAGTVRAVDRVSFDVKPGETLGLVGESGCGKSTLGRTIVRLHEPDDGAILFQSQDISHLSRRALRPVRRQLQMVFQDPYASLNPRRTIRQILDEPYSVHGIGSRPERAEKVAALIQKVGLHADHANRYPHELSGGQRQRIAIARAIALEPSLVVCDEPVSALDVSIQAQIINLLRRLQADSHAAYLFISHDLSVIGYLADRIAVMYLGEIVELAPKRDLWKQPLHPYTQALFSAIAEPLPPSVPRRKRVEMTGDMPSPMKPPSGCRFHTRCPMAMPRCREAVPALKEVASEAGDGRKVACHLYADAA